One region of Thiorhodovibrio frisius genomic DNA includes:
- a CDS encoding sensor histidine kinase, whose protein sequence is MQESTDSAPPSKAQPLHSPQALGWLLFYRLSLALALIVIFFYPQTPTWLSAHGDLSMARLLLKLQTLSVLIGGAMMLLGRPKPARQIELAIFLDLVFYTLLMHVSGGISTGLGLILAIVVAAGATTLEGRLSLLFAALATLAVIFQQFYAELYASAPTGNYTQAGLLGVTYFAVALLAHVLSRRLHETEHLAARRQVDLADLSKLNEFIIQSMSTGVLAVTGDRSLLVLNNAAKRLLGVGETRDKEQLERLSPALNRWVGQALASAGPNDEVLSLGEYEVRPRLQRLDDFRAGGALIFLDDNRQLMREAQEIKLASLGRLTASIAHNIRNPLSSITHAGQLLTEAQNNGPEEQHLLNIVRRNALRIDETVTSILELSRRDQPQPQRLDLGAWLREFRDEYTAGNRIDPDALRLHLPEEPISVSLDPRHFGQVLRNLCENAFLHGHAESEPTRVDIRLTRVPDSNTLHLAVVDNGPGVLIQHVSHLFDPFFTTASTGTGLGLYTARELCEANGLRLEYSDQPPPGAHFRVILPI, encoded by the coding sequence ATGCAAGAGTCAACTGATTCAGCACCACCATCAAAAGCGCAGCCCCTGCATTCCCCGCAGGCGCTTGGCTGGTTGTTGTTCTATCGCCTTAGCCTGGCGCTGGCACTGATTGTGATTTTCTTCTATCCACAGACGCCGACCTGGCTCAGCGCCCATGGGGATCTGAGCATGGCACGGCTGCTGCTCAAGTTGCAAACCCTGTCGGTGCTGATTGGCGGCGCAATGATGCTGCTCGGGCGCCCCAAACCGGCACGGCAGATTGAACTCGCGATTTTTCTCGACCTGGTCTTCTACACCTTGCTCATGCATGTGAGCGGCGGCATTAGCACCGGGCTTGGGCTGATTCTGGCCATTGTGGTCGCCGCGGGCGCCACCACCCTCGAGGGCCGACTGTCGCTGCTATTCGCGGCGCTCGCGACCCTGGCGGTGATTTTCCAGCAATTTTATGCCGAACTCTACGCCAGCGCACCGACTGGCAACTATACCCAGGCCGGCCTGCTGGGGGTGACCTATTTCGCTGTGGCGCTGCTCGCTCATGTGCTCTCGCGTCGGCTGCATGAGACTGAGCATCTGGCCGCGCGGCGCCAGGTCGATCTGGCCGATCTGTCCAAGCTCAATGAGTTCATCATCCAGAGTATGTCCACCGGGGTGCTGGCGGTGACCGGCGACCGCAGCCTGCTGGTGCTGAACAATGCCGCCAAACGCCTGCTCGGTGTCGGCGAGACGCGCGACAAAGAGCAGCTCGAGCGCCTGTCCCCGGCACTCAATCGCTGGGTCGGCCAGGCCCTCGCCAGCGCCGGACCAAATGACGAGGTGCTCTCCCTCGGCGAGTATGAAGTCAGGCCGCGCTTGCAACGGCTGGATGATTTCCGCGCCGGCGGCGCACTGATCTTTCTTGACGATAACCGCCAGCTGATGCGCGAGGCACAGGAGATCAAGCTCGCCTCCCTCGGGCGGCTCACAGCCAGTATCGCGCACAATATCCGCAATCCGCTCTCGTCCATCACCCATGCCGGGCAGTTGCTGACCGAGGCCCAGAACAACGGACCGGAGGAGCAGCATTTGCTCAATATCGTGCGCCGCAATGCGCTGCGCATCGATGAAACCGTCACCAGCATTCTCGAGCTATCGCGGCGCGACCAGCCGCAGCCGCAGCGGCTCGACCTCGGCGCCTGGCTGCGCGAATTCCGCGATGAATACACAGCTGGCAACCGCATCGACCCCGATGCACTGCGCCTGCACCTGCCAGAAGAGCCCATCAGCGTCAGCCTGGACCCGCGTCATTTCGGCCAGGTGTTGCGCAACCTGTGCGAGAACGCCTTCCTCCACGGCCATGCCGAAAGCGAGCCGACTCGTGTCGATATCCGCCTGACGCGCGTGCCAGACAGCAACACCCTGCATTTAGCAGTGGTCGATAATGGCCCCGGGGTACTGATTCAGCATGTGTCGCATCTGTTCGACCCCTTCTTCACCACCGCCAGCACCGGCACCGGGCTTGGGCTCTACACCGCCCGCGAGCTATGCGAAGCCAATGGCCTGCGTTTGGAGTATAGTGATCAGCCTCCGCCGGGCGCCCATTTCCGCGTGATTTTGCCGATCTGA